The sequence below is a genomic window from Acetivibrio clariflavus DSM 19732.
TTCCGAAACTTTGGACAAGGTGCAGAAGGACCTCTATAATAAAGCACTTGAGATGAGAAATAAAAAGACTTATACTGCTGTAAATTTAGAAGAGTTTGAAAAAATAATTAAAGAAACACCAGGGTTTATCAAAGCCATGTGGTGTGGAGAACGGGGATGTGAAGACCTTATAAAGGAGAAGACAGCAGCTACTGCCCGCTGTATACCCTTTGAACAGGAAAAAATATCCGATAAGTGCGTATGCTGTGGAAAAGAAGCTAAGCATATGGTTTATTGGGCTAAGGCATATTAAGAAATAAAATTAAGAACACCTTCTATTATATTTTTCAAGATTTAGAATGAACAGAAGAAAGTTGGTTTTTATATATTGTGACAGTATTAAGCAATTAAGACGGATGTACATCATTGAAAGATGTACGTCCTTTTGTTTATAGATAGAATTCCGGAGAAGTAACACTAAAACAGTTTTATGCATAGTATGAAGCGTAATCATAATAAATTGAAAGGATGTGTTCTTTGTGGGAGAAAAGTTTTTTGGCGGTTTCTTTGATAATGACACATTGTTATGGTTTATAATTCTGTTCTTGTTACTTTTCTGGAATAATGGTTACGCTCGTGAAGAATAATTTATTAATCGTGAACAAATTATAGGAAGAAGCTGCACCTATAGCAGCTTCTTTTAAATATACCTTTATTTATTCCAGTTTTTATATGGATTTTTCACTAAGTAGGAATTGATGTACCTACTGTCGAATGTAACTTCTTCACCAATCCATTCCGGCATTTCAAAGCTTTCATTTTCATCTTCCAGTTCAATTTCTGCTACAATCAGCCCTTCGTTTTCACCATGAAATTCATCAATTTCCCAGGTGTGTCCTTTATAATTGTATGTGTATCTGGTTTTTTCGATAATCGGCTTTTCACATATTTTTTGGAGTATTTCTTCAGCATCTGTGAAAGGAATTTCATATTCAAACTCATCCCGTGCAAGGTCGCTGATTTTGCTTTTTATTGTAATAAAACCTTTGTTATCTATTAATCGAACTCTGACAGTTTTATCGAGATTACTTAAAAGATAGCCCTGTTTGAATAATTTACCGCTGCATAGATTTTTATATGAACTGTCTTTTACAAGAAATTTTCTTTCTACTTCTTTTCCCATAAAATCCTCCATTAAATATTAATTTGCATTATAATTGAATCTTTTGGATTTTATTTTTTGTTCAAAGGATAAATGGCACCTTTTATTGTATTTTAATATTTTGTCAGATATTTACTTCATGTATGCTGCACTTTGTTGATAAACGCAACATTATTATTCTAATTGAAGAAGAATTGAAAGTAAAATGCTTTTTGAAGGACAATAATGTATATTTTACTCAATATATGATTTGAAATGATGAAAATTGGGGTTAAATGATAATAAATTTATACTTTTTTATTTTTCGGTCAAAAATTTAAGATTTATTTAAGATATTTATTATATAATGGAAGTGGTATACTAAATTTTCCCTTATAGAGATTATATAAACTGTATATTTGCATAATTTTATGCAATATAAATATAAATTTTATACAATTGGGGGGATAAGTATGGTAAAAAAATGGTTTTTGAGCATGGCAGTTCTGCTAACTTTTGTAGCAAACAGTTTT
It includes:
- a CDS encoding CYTH domain-containing protein; the encoded protein is MGKEVERKFLVKDSSYKNLCSGKLFKQGYLLSNLDKTVRVRLIDNKGFITIKSKISDLARDEFEYEIPFTDAEEILQKICEKPIIEKTRYTYNYKGHTWEIDEFHGENEGLIVAEIELEDENESFEMPEWIGEEVTFDSRYINSYLVKNPYKNWNK